From the Euphorbia lathyris chromosome 6, ddEupLath1.1, whole genome shotgun sequence genome, one window contains:
- the LOC136232787 gene encoding la-related protein 6A: protein MEGDVGPNAVGAADTAADTSPHDSDLSPVGSPDGTLHDVHGLPSDEDQDHDHDHEEDADADADAEHNHGQDQPPGPDQIEVLKRNIIKQVEYYFSDENLPTDKHMIGLIKKNKQGFVSISIIANFRKMKKLTRDHLFIGTALKESSLLVLSSDGRKVKRLHPFPLAEIRDPKLCTVLVENLPEDHSVENIRQIFGGVGKIKHVLVRDPHVLEESRKGSKMDTLLSSKLHALVEYDNVEAAEKAVASLNNEQDWRNGLRVKLLKRVAKHGQRRQAWRDSDAERNSTARVSNQMGDEENHHPSERHDDTPDEEDIEHVPKDKNGHKGRNRGRPRRNNYRASNGFGHGSTIHAMEPSKPPPGPKMPDGTRGFTMGRGRPCVSNQNQCIM from the exons ATGGAAGGTGACGTGGGGCCCAACGCCGTCGGCGCTGCAGACACCGCCGCGGATACTTCGCCTCATGATTCTGATTTATCCCCCGTTGGATCTCCTGATGGTACCTTGCACGATGTTCATGGCCTGCCATCTGATGAGGATCAAGACCACGACCACGACCACGAGGAAGATGCGGATGCTGATGCCGATGCCGAACACAATCACGGTCAAGATCAACCGCCTGGCCCCGATCAAATCGAGGTTCTCAAGAGAAATATCATTAAACAG GTAGAATACTACTTTAGCGATGAAAATTTACCAACGGATAAGCATATGATAGGATTGATCAAGAAGAACAAGCAAGGCTTCG TTTCCATCTCAATTATTGCTAACTttaggaaaatgaagaagcttaCCCGGGACCATTTATTTATTGGTACTGCACTCAAGGAGTCTTCCTTACTG GTGTTAAGCTCAGATGGAAGGAAGGTGAAGCGCCTTCATCCTTTTCCTTTGGCAGAGATTAGGGATCCGAAG TTATGCACTGTTCTGGTAGAGAATCTTCCAGAAGATCACTCGGTAGAGAACATCCGCCAAATATTTGGTGGAGTTGGGAA GATAAAGCATGTCTTGGTTCGTGATCCCCATGTTCTTGAAGAGTCAAGAAAAGGAAGCAAAATGGATACTCTGCTTAGTAGCAAG TTACATGCTCTTGTGGAGTATGACAACGTTGAGGCTGCAGAGAAAGCT GTGGCTTCTTTAAATAATGAACAAGACTGGAGAAATGGCTTGCGGGTCAAACTTCTCAAGCGAGTG GCCAAGCATGGGCAGAGAAGGCAAGCCTGGAGGGATTCTGATGCTGAGAGAAATAGTACCGCACGTGTATCTAATCAAATGGGAGATGAGGAGAATCATCATCCAAGCGAGCGACACGATGATACACCTGATGAGGAG GATATAGAGCATGTACCAAAGGATAAAAATGGACACAAGGGTCGTAATCGGGGACGGCCAAGAAGGAATAATTATCGCGCATCTAATGGATTTG GTCATGGAAGTACAATCCATGCGATGGAACCCTCAAAACCACCTCCTGGGCCAAAAATGCCTGATGGAACAAGAGGATTTACAATGGGAAGAGGCAGGCCTTGTGTATCTAATCAAAATCAGTGCATAATGTGA